A genomic window from Gossypium hirsutum isolate 1008001.06 chromosome D12, Gossypium_hirsutum_v2.1, whole genome shotgun sequence includes:
- the LOC121224538 gene encoding uncharacterized protein: MNEKLEKIQQKMMDKIMESQGSMMAKLTQLLTGGIDKGKGLVPNIADNEGPVYSAGLTSQQTGIYPCKSSITIKPQDDIETPINFQARDNFANPVIPDFDEMIEKMNDELPKQLKEKYKWLEEKLRAIEDNESYHGIDARELSLVPGLVLPHKFKMPEFEKYNGTSSSKAHITMFCRRMTGYVNNDQLQIHCFQDSLAGAASKWYNQLSRTQNMEKKSGESFSQYAQRWREASFITHLLGSSSKSFSDIIMNGEMIENAIRSGKIDAGEGSRRSASKKKENEVNNTSSYSKTITVNQPAKTAVNQQGSSKQRSDTRQNTEKLQFTPIPMSYKELYQNLFNAHVVAPHHLKPLQPLYTKWYDASAQCDYHARIVGYSIEHCTTFKKLVERLISMGVVKLDDSPSTENLLPNHNDNGVNMIGGSMGRKIKEDISEVKIPLRWVWKNMVRRGLIVSSLKRSFERVENYCEFHHEEGHEIQECAEFRALVQDLMDNKEMEFYEEVKEEGSICTSESLKVPRVMQPVVIISRPKKDEVPWSYECNITVPGKETAKGQFVRANPESMKEAIIGEQKGKIAEPVKEEEAVEFLKFLKNSVYNVVEQLHQQSACIFVLSLLLNSEVHRNALMKMLNETYVSKDIFVSKLDRLVNNISADNFIFFNDDEILPGGMGSTKALHITARCKGHILPEY; encoded by the exons ATGAATGAGAAACTAGAGAAGATTCAACAAAAGATGATGGATAAAATAATGGAATCTCAGGGGAGTATGATGGCTAAGTTGACTCAGTTATTAACTGGGGGAATTGACAAAGGGAAGGGCTTGGTGCCCAACATTGCAGACAACGAGGGACCTGTTTATTCCGCAGGACTTACTTCTCAACAAACAGGGATATATCCGTGCAAATCCTCCATCACTATTAAGCCTCAAGACGATATTGAAACACCAATAAACTTTCAAGCTAGAGACAATTTTGCTAATCCTGTTATCCCAGACTTCGACGAGATGATcgagaaaatgaatgatgaattaCCGAAACAGCTCAAGGAAAAATAtaaatggctggaggaaaaaCTTAGAGCGATAGAAGATAATGAGAGCTACCATGGAATTGATGCTAGAGAATTAAGCTTGGTTCCAGGTTTAGTACTTCctcacaagttcaaaatgccagagttcGAGAAGTACAACGGAACTAGTAGCTCCAaagctcatattactatgttctgcAGGAGGATGACtggatatgttaataatgaccagttacagatacattgctttcaggataGCCTCGCAGGGGCtgcatccaaatggtacaatcaactgaGCCGTACCCAg aacatggagaagaagtcTGGTGAAAGTTTCAGTCAgtacgcacagagatggagggag GCCTCATTTATTACGCATCTGTTAGGGAGCTCTTccaaaagcttttctgacataattATGAACGgggaaatgatagaaaatgccatcAGAAGCGGAAAAATAGATGCTGGGGAAGGTAGCAGAAGGTCAGCTTCGAAAAAGAAGGAGAACGAGGTTAACAACACAAGTTCATATTCAAAAACGATTACAGTCAATCAACCGGCAAAGACGGCTGTTAACCAGCAGGGATCATCAAAGCAGAGATCTGACACAAGACAAAACACAGAAAAGCTTCAATTTacgccaattccaatgtcgtataaggagctatATCAGAATTTATTCAATGCACATGTGGTTGCCCCTCACCACTTAAAACCCCTGCAACCTCTATACACCAAGTGGTACGATGCGAGCGCACAGTGCGATTATCACGCGAGAATTGTGGGGTATTCTATAGAACATTGTACGACGTTTAAGAAGCTGGTAGAAAGGCTTATAAGCATGGGTGTGGTTAAATTGGATGATTCGCCTAGTACAGAGAATCTGTTACCTAATCATAATGATAATGGAGTAAACATGATAGGTGGGAGCATGGGTAGAAAGATCAAGGAGGACATATCAGAGGTGAAAATTCCTTTGAGGTGGGTCTGGAAAAATATGGTAAGAAGAGGATTGATCGTCTCAAGTTTAAAGAGAAGCTTCGAAAGAGTGGAAaattactgtgagttccatcacgagGAGGGACATGAAATCCAGGAATGCGCAGAATTCAGAGCCTTGGTTCAAGacctgatggataataaggagatggaattttatgaagaAGTTAAAGAGGAGGGGAGTATTTGCACATCGGAGTCTTTGAAGGTTCCAAGAGTAATGCagcctgtggtcattatctcgcgACCCAAAAAGGATGAG GTTCCATGGAGCTACGAGTGCAATATAACTGTCCCAGGAAAAGAGACTGCAAAGGGCCAGTTTGTGAGGGCCAATCCAGAATCTATGAAAGAGGCCATAATAGGGgaacaaaaagggaaaatagcTGAGCCAGTGAAGGAGGAAGAAGCTGTGGAATTCCTCAAATTTTTAAAGAATAGTGTGTACAATGTCGTCGAGCAGTTGCATCAACAATCAGCCTGCATATTTGTACTGTCATTACTCTTGAATTCAGAAGTACATCGAAACGCGTTGATGAAGAtgctaaatgagacctatgtGTCCAAGGATATTTTTGTCAGTAAGCTAGATCGATTGGTCAATAATATTagtgctgataatttcatatttttcaatgatgatgagaTACTTCCTGGGGGCATGGGATCTACCAAAGCTTTGCATATTACTGCACGATGTAAGGGGCATATTTTGCCGGagtattga